A region from the Aegilops tauschii subsp. strangulata cultivar AL8/78 chromosome 5, Aet v6.0, whole genome shotgun sequence genome encodes:
- the LOC109759136 gene encoding chaperone protein ClpB1: MGETYDPLLGTWVVQGTVFHRLGAMLTCSQGRISSIWRRVEPLVFVGTAVSLGWAAWRYYDRKAALRTYGRHMTGKAVGLVVGRDDEIDRVISILCRKTKNCAALVGPAGVGKTAIAEGLAQRIATGKVPAALAGARVVEVDLGAMVAGTKYRGMFEERMKSVIKQAENAGGKIILFIDEMHTLLGAGGAGGRGVTDASSMLKPALARGRIRCVGATTFDGYRNYIEKDPALERRFQKVHIEEPSTQATVGILRGLKQQYEQHHGLEIQDAALVAAAQLAGRYITGRQFPDKAIDLIDEACSATIKRLIQIDNQAEGLNAKHSRSANPVKGATVVPNDVAQVVSLWTGIPVCTLEEEDKDKLIHLADRLHERVVGQNEAVNVVAEAVLRSRAGLNHPGQPIGSFLFLGSTGVGKTELAKALAEQLFASEKMLVRFDMSEYVGSGSVLRLVGAPPSHQGCDDGGQLTEKVRRRPYSVILFDEVEKADPSVLNVFIQLLDDGVLTDGKGRIVNFKNTIIIMTSNLGAEHLTAGMAGEITMDAARDLLMKQVQKHFKPELLNRLSEIVVFEPLLHDKLKEIVKIQMKSIISRVADKGISLFASDAVLDVILSESYNPMYGARPIRRWLQKNVMIKLSQMLVKGEASEGSTISIDATDDKKKLKFEVVKKVQE; this comes from the exons ATGGGAGAGACCTACGACCCACTTCTTGGGACCTGGGTTGTGCAAGGAACTGTCTTCCATCGGCTTGGGGCCATGTTAACGTGCTCCCAGGGCCGTATCTCTTCGATTTGGCGACGGGTGGAACCTTTGGTCTTCGTTGGAACAGCTGTTAGTTTGGGTTGGGCAGCATGGAGGTACTATGATCGTAAAGCGGCTCTGCGCACCTATGGACGCCACATGACCGGCAAGGCAGTTGGACTGGTTGTCGGCCGTGATGACGAGATCGACCGCGTTATCTCCATTCTATGCCGGAAGACCAAGAACTGCGCCGCGCTGGTCGGACCTGCGGGGGTTGGCAAGACGGCCATCGCCGAGGGCCTCGCACAGCGCATCGCTACCGGCAAGGTACCTGCAGCGCTCGCCGGGGCACGCGTTGTGGAGGTCGACCTTGGGGCCATGGTCGCGGGAACCAAGTACCGCGGTATGTTTGAGGAGCGGATGAAGAGCGTGATCAAGCAGGCAGAGAATGCGGGCGGCAAGATAATTCTCTTCATCGATGAGATGCACACGCTTCTTGGTGCTGGAGGTGCTGGTGGCCGTGGAGTTACTGATGCTTCCAGCATGTTGAAGCCGGCGTTAGCCCGTGGTCGTATCCGCTGCGTGGGCGCGACGACTTTTGATGGTTACCGCAATTACATTGAGAAGGATCCTGCACTCGAGCGGCGATTCCAGAAGGTGCACATCGAGGAGCCAAGCACACAGGCGACAGTTGGCATTCTGCGGGGGCTAAAGCAGCAGTATGAACAGCACCATGGCCTGGAAATCCAAGATGCTGCTCTTGTTGCTGCTGCACAGCTTGCTGGCCGCTACATCACTG GTCGTCAATTTCCGGATAAGGCTATTGATCTGATTGATGAGGCATGCAGTGCCACAATAAAAAGGTTGATTCAGATTGACAACCAAGCAGAGGGATTGAATGCAAAGCATAGTCGCTCTGCAAATCCAGTGAAGGGAGCAACTGTTGTACCAAATGATGTTGCACAA GTTGTGAGCCTATGGACTGGAATTCCTGTCTGTACACTTGAGGAAGAGGACAAGGATAAGTTAATCCACCTAGCAGACAGGCTGCATGAGCGAGTTGTTGGCCAGAATGAAGCGGTAAATGTGGTAGCCGAGGCAGTGTTGCGTTCTAGGGCTGGCCTTAATCATCCCGGCCAACCCATCGGATCTTTCCTCTTCTTGGGCTCAACCGGTGTTGGAAAGACAGAGCTTGCAAAAGCTCTTGCCGAGCAGCTATTCGCAAGTGAGAAGATGTTGGTTCGCTTTGACATGTCTGAATATGTTGGCAGTGGATCTGTTTTGCGTCTCGTTGGAGCACCCCCAAG CCATCAGGGCTGTGATGATGGTGGGCAACTAACTGAGAAGGTTAGGAGGCGCCCATACAGCGTCATCCTTTTCGATGAGGTGGAGAAGGCGGATCCCTCGGTGTTGAACGTCTTTATTCAACTTCTTGATGATGGTGTGTTGACCGATGGCAAAGGGCGGATCGTAAATTTCAAGAATACCATCATCATTATGACATCAAATCTAGGAGCAGAGCACCTCACAGCAGGAATGGCCGGAGAAATCACAATGGATGCGGCACGTGACCTTTTGATGAAACAG GTTCAGAAACACTTCAAGCCTGAGTTACTCAACAGGCTGAGTGAGATTGTGGTATTTGAGCCGCTTTTGCATGACAAATTGAAGGAGATTGTGAAAATCCAAATGAAGAGCATCATTTCCAGGGTAGCTGACAAGGGCATCTCTCTTTTTGCAAGCGATGCCGTGTTGGACGTCATTTTATCGGAATCATACAACCCA ATGTATGGTGCAAGGCCCATAAGGAGGTGGTTGCAGAAGAATGTGATGATTAAGCTGTCCCAAATGCTGGTCAAAGGTGAAGCCAGTGAAGGCTCGACGATTTCCATTGATGCTACGGATGACAAGAAGAAGCTCAAGTTTGAAGTAGTAAAGAAGGTCCAGGAGTGA